Below is a genomic region from Gadus morhua chromosome 4, gadMor3.0, whole genome shotgun sequence.
CAAGCTGCAAGTCACGTCATCGTTGTTGTCTTATCTCTTTATGATGGCAATGTGCAAGCGTGACTTATGCACAAATATGTACACTATTCTGCACATTTCATTTATTGTGTACATTTCTAAACTCGTCACATGTATAACCTTCAGAGAACCTTAGTCAATTCTAAGCTACTTGTTGCCCTTCAATCTTGTTCACTGTATTGTAGCCCTACCATCATGCTGTGTAGCCCTAACATCATGTTGTATTCCCCATGTTGTGTTAACTATCTTGTAGCCTCCCGTCACGTTGTGTTCACCGTCTTGTAGCCCTACCATCGTGTTGTGTTCACCTTGTTGTAACCCTAACATCATGCTGTATTAACCATACTGTTTACTATGTTGTAGCCCTACTGTCATGTTGTGTAGCTCTAACATAATGTTGTATCAACCTTGTTGTGTTAACGATGTTGTGGCCCTACCATCATGTTGTGTTCACCCTGTTGTAGCCCTTCCGTCATGTTGCGTCTATTTTAGCATGTATGCATTATCTGTGTCAGGGTGCGACCTACTTCCTAGCCGCTGCGCCCCGTCTCCCTCCTATTCAACGTCTTGACccatttcctcctctctcccccccctgtccctccagTAAGGTGTCGTCCCCAGTGGAGAAGGTCAAGGACGACCGGCCCCACATCAAGAAGCCGCTGAACGCCTTCATGCTGTACATGAAGGAGCAGCGGGCCAAGGTGGTGTCGGAGTGCACCCTCAAGGAGAGCGCCGCCATCAACCAGATACTGGGCCGCAGGGTCAGTGCACTCACCCAATCTCACACTCTCAcccaatcacacactcactcacacccacCCAATCACGTGCTCTTTCAACGCACTCAATCAAACAGACCCACTGACTCggtcactcactctcacacacaccctcccactcactcactcacactctcactctcagacAAACCCACTCCCTCTCAAacccactcactctcacactaactcacactctcacacactagcccttactctcacacacacccactcactctcactcactctcacacacttgcACAACCACTCAGTcactctatctcacacacacgtgcacgcacacacacacacaagcacgcacgcacgcacgcacgcacgctcgctcgcgcgctcgctcgctcactctcacacgcccactaactcacacacaggcGTGTGTGCACGTACTCACCTACACCCTACCTGGCCGTTACTCAAATGCATCTGAATGAGTCACTGTGGATGAAAGGCATCTGCAAGATGACCACGTGTTATCATCAACGCGCTTGTttcttacgttttttttctttccgaTCTGTTTTGAGCGGTGGAACAGTAAATCCTAGTTTCCGACGGGCCGTCCAGTTTTGCTAACTCTGGTGTTGTGTTGCTTTTTCCTCCGAACAGTGGCACTCTTTGTCCCGAGAAGAGCAGGCCAAGTACTACGACCTGGCTCGTAAGGAAAGACAGCTGCACTCCCAGCTCTACCCCGGCTGGTCGGCCCGGGACAACTATGTGAGTACAAAACATCCTCATCGTGATAATAACAGTATTCTAGATGTTTTACTGATGGTCTTCCTCGGGTTGATGGGTCCCAGTCGGGGTCTTTGTATGATGGGGTCTTTGTATGATAAAGGAACAGATTTATACAGATGTGTAGTTTGATTTGAGAAGGAGGTGTGTGTAACATGGTGGTCTTGTTCTGCTCACAGGGTAAGCGGAAGAAGAGGAAGCGGGACAATGGGAAGTGTGACTCTGCAGAAGGTGAGATCTATACATGGacagatttacatttcatgtTCACACGATGGACTTGTCAGGTGACAGACAAGCTGAAATCTGGGCGTTTCGCTTCGCATTTGCttcaaccaatcatgtggcGGGAGACGGGGATCTGCAAGAGCGTAATTGGCTATTTAGCTAGGGCTGGCATACACCAGGACTAGTCAGCTTAAATGGAGCTTAAAAGTCCCGTCAAGACACCAACGCACTTACAGAATTTGTCTGTCAAGGTTTCAAATCCACACCGCGCAGACTTTCCACTGTTGAATTACACATTCAATCCCGCTCTGAAAGCTGCATCCACTCGAGCTAAATAGCTTCCCTGCGGAAGAATAACTTAACAAAAGAGGACGCGAGGTGCAAGTCTGCCCgttttaggccccgtccacacaaagccgatttcatggcaaaaccgcaaaggtcttgtacggttcggccttccgtccacacgaacccggcgaatccgctgaccgaaactgTAAAcctctgaaaccaccctcggaggtggtttcaaatcgacccggtttcgttttggatttgtgtggacgcctgaaaccgactgaaaccgtaaaccgtgacgtcatcgccccacccctcgaccctctagccaatgaccgTTAAGCtcgcggagtctcacccttaatgcgcatgctcgcctcttcttcttatttatttttcttctggatttctgtagcagaagcagcgcccttatgggcctggaatgtgtactacagcgtttctacagatctacccggtttcgcttgcctccgtctttacggagatactccgaaaccggatagatcgaaaccgtgacggtttcgcccgtttcggcttcgtgtggacggggccttacgcctcgtgcccactgcaccgtcagtcaaaggacgtcagaaggcgtggctgacggatgggggaggtttcAAGAGTCGTCAGAGCcagagtagtgtcacagtgcttaaatttccatatgtgatctgattggatgaaggatctgtcgctgccgaaaaagttgaacatttttcaactttttgacggagccttcagcgcacggacccacaatgcattgcgcgtccgtccccattcaaagtcaatggggatcagtcaacagACGGAGGCATGAGGCGTTAGGCTCCACCCAGGCTCTTTGGCGTCTCCGGCGGTCCAACTGTCAGAGGTTATCATAGACTGCTGATGGACCTATGATAGTTGGACAGGATCAGAGGTTACCCTCCAAATGAGAGACATCATTCTAGTCCCATGATCGGTTCTGAGCTGAAGAAACGCTCAAATGATTAATTACTACTTAtgataaaagtgttttttttattgaacctATTTAAAAGCATGTCACACCAAGGGTTGAGTCATACAGTGAACCCTGTGCCTCCATTATAGATACGAGCAGGCGGAAATAAGCTGTAGGATGTATTTACCCCATTTATTGCCCGTTTATTGAACCAATAGATATCGCATAGGGAAATTTGCATCATAAAACAGATATGCCAGACCTGGTTAATAAAGTATGACGTATAGTTAAACGTTGGCTTTGTGtaagcacacccacacgcacaaaagCTATGCTTATTATCTGATGGAATGTGAATATCTGATGTTTTTATCGCATTTTCagtctgcctttttttttttttttaagcataaAAATCTCGCTAGACAAGACGTAGCGCATACCGCCCTAAACCTGTTCCTGTTGCTTCCTCCCCCAGTGTCTGCGGGGGCCTTCTCCCCGCCGTGCGTGCTGAGCCCCCCCCAGGAGAGGGCGCCAGCGCACTCGCACCTGAGCCACACCCACCTGTCCCAGgccagccccgcctcctcgCTGGActccccggccacgcccaccacgGCGCTGGcctcccccgccgccccggCCCCCACCCACACTGACCACCCCCACCCGCACCACGGCGAGGGCTCGTCCATGTACGCCGAGCAGGTGCAGCCCCTCTCCCTCATCACCAAGTCCCACCGCTCCGgccgggacccccacccccacctgtcccagccgccggccccccagccctcctacctccacccacaccccctCATCCGCAGCGGAGCCAAGATCTCAggtccccactcctcctcctcctcctcctcctctcacccacATTACTCCCCCCACATGGTGTCGGCGCGAAGCAAGACCCCGCCCATGTTCTCCCGCTCTTTTCCCTTGCCTCCCATGtcggcccctccccccgcctcctccgagTCGGCCCACCACCAATCGGAGCAGAGCCTGCATTGTGCCTTAACCCAATCGCAGCCCCTCTCACTCGTGACGAGAACCAAGAACTGAGTCTGTTTTTTTGAAGGGGAGGGGCCTGACTGTGGCTCAttaaccccaccaccccccaccacccccttgGGCCCTTGACCTGAAATAGGAGCGATGAAGTGACTTCATGCCCTGAATCAGTTGGTAATGATCAAAATGGTGGAACTCTTGCCTTATTCGGTTTTTGtttcgttcttttttttttacctccttTAAGACtgtaaattacttttttaaaaccCCTGTTTTTGTTAGACACtagaacacattttaggaaaaaagaaaaaactattGGTCAATATTTGACTGCCTCTTTCTAACTTCTTGGAACAATGTATTTTTGTAATGCCTCAATTTTACATAGCATCTTTTTCCCCTTCCCACAACGATAAGCATATTTTCAACAGTTAAGTAAGAAATAGAAAAATAAGACCGGTGTAATGATCTTGTTTCATATGAATTTTAATGTTAGTCATGAGTTTAGATCTCTTCGCATTTATTTTATACAACACCTTCCCAATGTGTTAATAAATATCCATTTATTTCTGAAAATCGTTTTTTCCGACTTAATTACATTTCAGCCTATTTTTCCAATTGAGATTCACTAGTGAGACTTAGACAAGCAATAGCAATCAACATAAATAAGTTACGATGTTCATTTGCTGCATGAGCTGCTTTAAACCATCCACAACTGCATAGAGTGCAAAGAAGCCATAGCAAACAGGAAGAATGCATGTACGTTTGTGATGGAATATGTGAAGTGATAAAAGGTTGGTCGAAAACATTTATAATTACAGTTCTAGCGTCTAGACTAGACTAACAACCA
It encodes:
- the LOC115541913 gene encoding transcription factor 7-like 1-B isoform X1, encoding MPQLNGGGGDDLGANDELISFKDEGDQEEKISENVSAERDLDDVKSSLVNESENNSSSSDSEADRRPQPRPHLDNYARHRELFVEALRRQQDAGLFKPSPYAGYPFLMIPDLSNLGNPYLASQAARTYLPMQWPLLDVPGSTGMKDPRSSTSSPLSNKVPVVQHPHMSHLSPLLSYSPDSFPPQTPPPFSPDAGMSRAPHPAELSPYYPLSPGGMAQMAHPLGWLPGQSIYPLTAGGFRSPYPAALAMNASMSGLVSGGFPSHLMPPSQTSVPHPAIVSPAVKQEPRETGHHHGKVSSPVEKVKDDRPHIKKPLNAFMLYMKEQRAKVVSECTLKESAAINQILGRRWHSLSREEQAKYYDLARKERQLHSQLYPGWSARDNYGKRKKRKRDNGKCDSAEVSAGAFSPPCVLSPPQERAPAHSHLSHTHLSQASPASSLDSPATPTTALASPAAPAPTHTDHPHPHHGEGSSMYAEQVQPLSLITKSHRSGRDPHPHLSQPPAPQPSYLHPHPLIRSGAKISGPHSSSSSSSSHPHYSPHMVSARSKTPPMFSRSFPLPPMSAPPPASSESAHHQSEQSLHCALTQSQPLSLVTRTKN
- the LOC115541913 gene encoding transcription factor 7-like 1-B isoform X2, which translates into the protein MPQLNGGGGDDLGANDELISFKDEGDQEEKISENVSAERDLDDVKSSLVNESENNSSSSDSEADRRPQPRPHLDNYARHRELFVEALRRQQDAGLFKPSPYAGYPFLMIPDLSNLGNPYLASQAARTYLPMQWPLLDVPGSTGMKDPRSSTSSPLSNKVPVVQHPHMSHLSPLLSYSPDSFPPQTPPPFSPDAGMSRAPHPAELSPYYPLSPGGMAQMAHPLGWLLVSGGFPSHLMPPSQTSVPHPAIVSPAVKQEPRETGHHHGKVSSPVEKVKDDRPHIKKPLNAFMLYMKEQRAKVVSECTLKESAAINQILGRRWHSLSREEQAKYYDLARKERQLHSQLYPGWSARDNYGKRKKRKRDNGKCDSAEVSAGAFSPPCVLSPPQERAPAHSHLSHTHLSQASPASSLDSPATPTTALASPAAPAPTHTDHPHPHHGEGSSMYAEQVQPLSLITKSHRSGRDPHPHLSQPPAPQPSYLHPHPLIRSGAKISGPHSSSSSSSSHPHYSPHMVSARSKTPPMFSRSFPLPPMSAPPPASSESAHHQSEQSLHCALTQSQPLSLVTRTKN